The Syntrophotalea acetylenivorans genome contains the following window.
GATTGTCTGTCATGGGCAGCTCATCTCCCTGCCTTAATGGTTAGCGTCACAGATGCTATTACATTGCAAATGTTAGGAAATTATGAGTACGCTTCTGAATATCGTATTCAACCTCTCTAAACATGATCTCAGTCTAACATATCAGGAACACCCTTCATTCCGTATCGGAGACCGTCTAACTCACAAGGGTATTTGCCCGTTACCCCACGGGCATTATAGACTGGAAAAATTGTTGCTTTTTTCCGATAGTCGTGATAGAAATCTGCCTCTGTCGGAAGCCTCGGGATGTAGCGCAGCCTGGTAGCGCACCTGCTTCGGGAGCAGGGGGCCGCTGGTTCGAATCCAGTCATCCCGACCAATTCCTACACTGAAGCGGCCTTCCGGGCCGCTTTTGTATTTTTAGCGACTTTCTCCGGGGACTACATGATGATCTTTGCACTCGTACTGCTTACCGCTTACCTGATCGGCGCCATTCCAACCGGCCTGCTGCTGACCCGTATGGTCGGCGGCGGTGACATCCGCAACAGCGGTAGCGGCAACATCGGCGCTACCAACGTCTACCGCACCATCGGCCGCAAACTCGGTGCCTTGACCCTGGTCGGCGACGCCCTTAAGGGTGCCCTGCCAGTGCTGGCAGCCAACACCCTGTTCGGCGACAACCTTTATCAGGTCGGTGCAGTTTCTGTCGCGGCCTTTCTCGGCCATTGCTTTCCGGTTTATCTCGGCTTCAAGGGTGGCAAAGGGGTCGCCACCGCTCTTGGCGTCTATCTGGTTCTGTCTCCCCTGGCAGTGCTCGGCGCCTTCCTGACCTTTGCCGGGCTGGTGTGGAAAACGCGTTATATCTCAGTGGGTTCCATCAGTGCTGCCGCAGTTATTCCTGTGTTGGTCTGGTTTACTAGAGGCTCGCTGCCCTTGCTGTTGGCCACCTTGATAATCAGCAGCATTGTTATCCTGCGCCACCGCACCAATATTCAACGCCTGTTCGCAGGCACAGAAAATAAATTTAAAGCCTGATGAAGCGTCGGCTGTTCTTCTTCATTTTCGCTCTGGCGCTTCTACCTCTGCTTTTCTGTGGCGGGTATTATACCTTCTTCCTGCGACAGACCGTCTCACCACCGACGCCCATCACCATCAGCATAGCTCGGGGCAGCTCTTTTGGTGCCGTGGCTCAGAAGCTTCATGGTGCCGGAGTCGTTTCCAACGTTTTCAGCTTTAAATTACTCGCCCGGCTACGGCGAGATTCCGCAGCTATCCAGGCGGGCGACTATCATTTTACCGAGCCCGCCACCCCCGGCCAAATCCTCGACCGCCTGGTAGCCGGCGATGTCCAACTCCACCGGTTGACCATCCCCGAAGGCTTTGCCATCAAAGAAATCGCCGAACGTCTGCAGCACAGCGAATTTCAAGACGCCGCAGCCTTTCTGCCCCTAACCCGCGAGCCCGCGCTGCTCCGTGAATTGGGCATCAAAGCTGCCTCGCTGGAAGGCTACCTGTTTCCTGAAACATACACCTTCGACAGCCGTACTAACAGCCGCCAGCTGATTGAAGCCATGGTCGATCAGTGTCTGGCCGTACTGACGCCTGCCCTTTTGGCCAAGGCCAAAGAACAGAATCTCAATCGTCATCAGCTGCTGACCCTGGCATCCATCATTCAAAAAGAAGCCGGCAACAACAGCGAGATGCCCCTGATTTCGGCGGTCTTTCATAATCGCTTGCAGCGGGGCATAGCCCTGCAGGCGGACCCAACCGTCATCTACGGCGTCAAAGACTTCGACGGCAACCTCACCCGCCGCCATCTGCGGGAAATCACTCCCTACAACACCTATCGCGTTCCCGGCTTACCGCCCGGTCCCATCGCCAGCCCCGGCCAAGCCGCCCTGCAGGCTGCGGCCAATCCGGCATCGGTAAACTACCTCTACTTCGTCGCCCGCGGCGACGGCAGTCACAAGTTTTCCAGCACCCTGCGCGAGCACAATGCGGCGG
Protein-coding sequences here:
- the plsY gene encoding glycerol-3-phosphate 1-O-acyltransferase PlsY, translated to MMIFALVLLTAYLIGAIPTGLLLTRMVGGGDIRNSGSGNIGATNVYRTIGRKLGALTLVGDALKGALPVLAANTLFGDNLYQVGAVSVAAFLGHCFPVYLGFKGGKGVATALGVYLVLSPLAVLGAFLTFAGLVWKTRYISVGSISAAAVIPVLVWFTRGSLPLLLATLIISSIVILRHRTNIQRLFAGTENKFKA
- the mltG gene encoding endolytic transglycosylase MltG, with translation MKRRLFFFIFALALLPLLFCGGYYTFFLRQTVSPPTPITISIARGSSFGAVAQKLHGAGVVSNVFSFKLLARLRRDSAAIQAGDYHFTEPATPGQILDRLVAGDVQLHRLTIPEGFAIKEIAERLQHSEFQDAAAFLPLTREPALLRELGIKAASLEGYLFPETYTFDSRTNSRQLIEAMVDQCLAVLTPALLAKAKEQNLNRHQLLTLASIIQKEAGNNSEMPLISAVFHNRLQRGIALQADPTVIYGVKDFDGNLTRRHLREITPYNTYRVPGLPPGPIASPGQAALQAAANPASVNYLYFVARGDGSHKFSSTLREHNAAVRRYQLKQ